One stretch of Pararhizobium qamdonense DNA includes these proteins:
- a CDS encoding ABC transporter substrate-binding protein yields the protein MRISRRLAMAASAAVFALMAGSAMADGEKIVIGTEGAYPPFNNLEADGTLTGFDVDIAKALCVEMKAECTFVTQDWDGIIPALLAKKFDAIIASMSITPERMEKVDFTNKYYNTGPAIVVPKDSPITEATEAGLAGKSLGAQSSTTHSNYAEAFFKESELKLYPTPDEYKLDVANGRVDAVIDDVVVLTSWLKTADGACCKLLKALKPDPEINGIGAGIAVRKGDTALKDKFNTAIAAIRANGKYKEVADKYFDFDVYGD from the coding sequence ATGCGTATTTCCAGACGTCTCGCCATGGCCGCTTCCGCTGCCGTTTTCGCGCTGATGGCAGGCTCCGCCATGGCCGATGGCGAAAAAATCGTCATCGGTACGGAAGGCGCCTACCCGCCCTTCAACAATCTGGAAGCCGACGGCACCCTGACCGGCTTCGATGTCGATATCGCCAAGGCGCTCTGCGTCGAGATGAAGGCCGAATGCACCTTCGTCACCCAGGATTGGGACGGCATCATTCCGGCTCTGCTCGCCAAGAAGTTCGATGCCATCATCGCTTCGATGTCGATCACGCCGGAGCGGATGGAAAAGGTCGATTTCACCAACAAATACTACAATACCGGCCCGGCCATCGTCGTTCCGAAGGATTCGCCGATCACCGAAGCGACCGAAGCTGGCCTCGCCGGCAAGTCGCTGGGCGCACAGTCCTCGACGACGCACTCCAACTATGCCGAAGCCTTCTTCAAGGAATCGGAGCTGAAGCTCTATCCGACCCCCGACGAGTACAAGCTTGACGTCGCCAATGGCCGCGTCGATGCGGTCATCGATGACGTCGTCGTCCTGACATCGTGGCTGAAGACGGCCGATGGCGCTTGCTGCAAGCTCCTGAAGGCCCTGAAGCCCGATCCGGAAATCAACGGCATCGGTGCCGGCATTGCCGTGCGCAAGGGCGATACCGCGTTGAAGGACAAGTTCAACACGGCGATTGCAGCCATCCGCGCCAATGGCAAGTATAAGGAAGTCGCTGACAAATATTTCGACTTCGACGTTTACGGCGATTAA
- the moaA gene encoding GTP 3',8-cyclase MoaA — protein sequence MNTVTIDRTGAQRLADAKTPMIDPFGRAVTYLRVSVTDRCDFRCTYCMAENMTFLPKKDLLTLEELNRLCSAFIAKGVRKLRLTGGEPLVRKNVMFLVRELGKHVHAGDLDELTLTTNGSQLSKFATELADCGVRRINVSLDTLDPQKFKQITRWGELAKVMEGIDAAQAAGIHVKINAVALKGFNDLEIPAMMRWAHGRGMDLTLIETMPMGEIDEDRTDHYMPLSELRDTLAEKFTFSDIPYKTGGPARYLQVAETGGRLGLITPMTHNFCESCNRVRLTCTGTLYMCLGQNDAADLRTALRASEDDAYLSTVIDEAITRKPKGHDFIIDRTRNKPAVARHMSVTGG from the coding sequence TTGAACACCGTCACCATCGACAGGACCGGCGCCCAGAGGCTGGCCGATGCCAAAACACCGATGATCGACCCCTTCGGGCGGGCCGTGACCTATCTGAGGGTTTCGGTGACGGATCGCTGCGACTTCCGCTGCACCTATTGCATGGCCGAAAACATGACCTTCCTGCCAAAGAAGGACCTGTTGACGCTGGAAGAGCTGAACCGCCTCTGTTCCGCCTTCATCGCCAAGGGCGTGCGCAAGCTGCGGCTGACTGGCGGCGAACCGCTGGTGCGCAAGAACGTCATGTTCCTGGTGCGCGAACTGGGCAAGCATGTGCATGCCGGCGATCTCGACGAATTGACGCTGACCACCAATGGCTCGCAACTGTCGAAATTTGCCACAGAGCTCGCCGATTGCGGCGTGCGCCGCATCAACGTCTCGCTCGACACGCTCGATCCGCAAAAATTCAAGCAGATCACCCGCTGGGGCGAATTGGCGAAAGTCATGGAAGGAATCGATGCCGCGCAGGCAGCTGGCATTCATGTCAAGATCAACGCCGTCGCGCTCAAGGGCTTCAACGATTTGGAAATCCCCGCCATGATGCGCTGGGCGCATGGGCGCGGCATGGACCTGACGCTGATCGAAACCATGCCGATGGGCGAAATCGACGAGGACCGCACGGACCACTACATGCCGCTGTCCGAACTGCGCGATACACTTGCCGAAAAATTCACCTTCTCCGACATTCCCTACAAGACCGGCGGCCCGGCACGCTATCTTCAGGTCGCCGAGACCGGTGGCCGCCTTGGCCTGATCACGCCGATGACCCATAATTTCTGCGAGAGCTGCAACCGCGTCCGCCTTACCTGCACTGGCACACTGTACATGTGCCTCGGCCAGAACGACGCCGCCGACCTGCGCACGGCGCTACGAGCCTCCGAAGACGACGCCTACCTCTCCACCGTCATCGACGAAGCCATCACCCGCAAACCGAAAGGCCACGACTTCATCATCGACCGCACCCGCAACAAGCCGGCGGTTGCAAGACATATGAGCGTTACGGGCGGCTGA
- a CDS encoding DMT family transporter, producing the protein MQPTANFRGAIFMCLAMAGFTCNDALIKSVTGVMNAGQIMLVRGFFTSVLVLLLARHFGALRSFRLIRSPVIALRIAAEVGASISYIYALGQIPLANASAILQALPLAVTLGAALFLGEPVGWRRWLAILIGFVGVLIILRPGPEGFTVAALSVVVSVVFAAIRDLCTRRIDPAIPSLFISVITATVITVTGAILIVPLGGWQPMTMTSIGILAGASLLLLVGYQCIVLAMRNGEIAIVAPFRYTSLIWSISIGILFFAEEPDVWMVTGVAIIIGSGLYTFARENKRRIALAQQSQPGSPK; encoded by the coding sequence ATGCAACCTACCGCAAATTTCCGCGGCGCCATCTTCATGTGCCTGGCCATGGCAGGCTTCACCTGCAACGACGCGCTGATCAAGTCCGTCACCGGCGTGATGAATGCCGGCCAGATCATGCTGGTGCGCGGCTTCTTCACATCGGTGCTGGTTCTGCTCTTGGCGCGCCATTTCGGCGCGTTGCGTTCGTTCCGGCTGATCCGCTCGCCGGTCATTGCGCTGCGGATCGCCGCCGAGGTCGGCGCCTCCATCTCCTATATCTATGCACTCGGGCAGATCCCGCTCGCCAATGCCTCGGCGATCCTACAGGCGCTGCCGCTGGCGGTCACTTTGGGGGCGGCGCTGTTTCTCGGTGAACCCGTGGGCTGGCGGCGCTGGCTGGCGATCCTCATCGGCTTTGTTGGCGTGCTCATCATTCTCAGGCCCGGCCCGGAAGGCTTCACAGTCGCGGCTTTAAGCGTCGTCGTCTCCGTCGTCTTCGCAGCGATCCGCGATCTGTGCACCCGCCGGATCGATCCTGCGATCCCCTCCCTGTTCATTTCCGTGATTACCGCCACCGTGATCACCGTAACCGGTGCTATTCTCATCGTGCCGCTCGGCGGCTGGCAACCGATGACGATGACCTCGATCGGCATTCTGGCCGGGGCCAGCCTGCTGTTGTTAGTCGGCTATCAATGTATCGTTCTGGCCATGCGCAACGGCGAAATCGCCATCGTAGCGCCGTTCCGCTATACCAGCCTGATCTGGTCGATCAGCATCGGCATCCTGTTCTTTGCCGAGGAGCCGGATGTATGGATGGTCACCGGCGTTGCGATCATCATCGGTTCGGGGCTTTATACATTCGCCCGCGAAAACAAGCGCCGGATCGCGCTTGCGCAGCAATCGCAACCGGGATCGCCGAAATGA
- a CDS encoding OmpA family protein gives MSIRSKLFATVAFPMLSISVAIQPALADSLMKPFEVAQEDGAAQADGGEQAPEDVIKKRRPRAEQSEEQPAENQEQEPSRAERRKQRAEQQQEQAQPEQEAQPAQEEQPSRAERRKQRAEQQQQEEQAQPSGDDGAAAAAEEKARARAERKKQQAEQQQEQPSGDDGAAAAAEEKAKTRAERRKQKAEQQQQEQQSEQAQPSGDDGAATAAEEKAKARAERKKQQAEQQQEEQAEPSDDDNSKASRQEKARDRAERKKKLEEEQRTAPSRDDAELQKAAEEKARIRAERKAREQAEQQEEGQQDGQEPAAGGALRPAIDGDAEPAKRPDRRKPIPEVVDTRSQEEKQEIARDPSKSDETVVLPVDNGAAVLDSDKDADNADGNARENRRKQRERARAEDDNVEVPKSDAEAQSRRNDRRPTREELGANLKEEGRRVDREPEFGVNDLIDAFTGNGGRRPRIDESRDNRTVIDFGDQIIVRSDDRPRLRRNAQETYYEELSRGRSRETIERPNGVRIVTVYNRYGDIMQRSRIDQDGREYLMIYAPEADEGPRPPAYDVGEDLPPMRLRVPVRDYIIDTSSEPDRDYYDFLAEPPVEQVERTYTIDEVKNSARIRDKVRRIDLDTITFATGSAEVPLSQAKTLRKVADAMLEVIEKDPGETFFIEGHTDAVGGDEPNLVLSDERAESVASLLSEVYDIPAENLVTQGYGERFLKVRTQGPEQENRRVTIRRVTPLVRPVAQK, from the coding sequence ATGAGCATCCGATCCAAACTTTTCGCCACCGTGGCGTTTCCCATGCTGTCGATTTCGGTCGCCATCCAGCCGGCTTTGGCCGACAGTCTGATGAAGCCGTTCGAAGTCGCGCAGGAAGATGGCGCAGCGCAAGCCGATGGCGGCGAACAGGCGCCGGAAGACGTGATCAAGAAGCGCCGCCCGCGCGCCGAACAGTCCGAAGAACAGCCGGCGGAAAACCAGGAACAGGAGCCGAGCCGCGCCGAGCGCCGCAAGCAGCGCGCCGAACAGCAGCAGGAGCAGGCTCAGCCCGAACAGGAAGCCCAGCCGGCGCAGGAAGAACAGCCAAGCCGCGCCGAACGCCGCAAGCAGCGGGCTGAACAGCAGCAGCAAGAGGAACAGGCCCAGCCGTCCGGCGACGATGGCGCCGCAGCGGCTGCCGAAGAAAAGGCCAGGGCGCGTGCCGAGCGCAAGAAACAGCAGGCCGAACAGCAGCAGGAGCAGCCCTCCGGTGACGACGGCGCTGCAGCGGCTGCCGAGGAAAAGGCCAAGACCCGTGCCGAGCGCCGCAAGCAGAAGGCTGAGCAGCAACAGCAGGAGCAGCAATCCGAACAGGCGCAGCCCTCTGGGGACGATGGGGCGGCAACGGCTGCCGAAGAGAAGGCCAAGGCCCGCGCTGAACGCAAAAAACAGCAGGCCGAGCAGCAGCAGGAAGAACAGGCTGAGCCTTCCGATGATGACAACAGCAAGGCTTCCCGGCAGGAAAAAGCCAGGGATCGTGCCGAGCGCAAGAAGAAGTTGGAGGAAGAGCAGCGGACTGCTCCTTCGCGCGACGACGCGGAACTACAGAAAGCCGCCGAGGAGAAAGCGCGTATCCGCGCTGAAAGAAAGGCGCGCGAACAGGCCGAGCAGCAGGAGGAAGGTCAGCAGGATGGCCAGGAGCCGGCAGCCGGGGGCGCTTTGCGTCCGGCCATCGACGGTGATGCGGAGCCCGCCAAGCGTCCCGATCGCCGCAAGCCGATCCCGGAGGTTGTCGATACCCGCAGCCAGGAGGAAAAGCAGGAGATCGCCCGCGATCCATCCAAGAGCGACGAAACCGTCGTGCTTCCGGTCGACAATGGCGCAGCCGTTCTCGACAGCGACAAGGATGCCGACAATGCCGACGGCAATGCGCGCGAAAACCGCCGCAAGCAGCGTGAGCGTGCCCGTGCAGAGGACGATAATGTCGAGGTTCCGAAGAGCGATGCCGAAGCGCAGTCGCGGCGCAACGACCGCCGTCCGACCCGCGAGGAACTGGGCGCCAATCTGAAGGAAGAAGGCCGCCGTGTCGACCGGGAGCCGGAATTCGGCGTCAACGACCTGATCGATGCCTTTACCGGCAATGGCGGACGGCGTCCGCGCATCGATGAGAGCCGCGACAACCGCACGGTTATCGATTTCGGCGACCAGATCATCGTTCGAAGCGACGACCGCCCGCGTCTGCGCCGCAACGCGCAGGAAACCTACTATGAAGAATTGTCGCGCGGCCGGTCCCGCGAGACGATCGAGCGGCCGAACGGCGTGCGGATCGTGACGGTCTACAATCGCTACGGCGATATCATGCAGCGCTCGCGGATCGACCAGGACGGCCGCGAATATCTGATGATCTATGCGCCGGAAGCCGATGAGGGTCCGCGCCCGCCGGCCTATGACGTCGGTGAGGATCTGCCGCCGATGCGCCTGCGCGTGCCGGTTCGCGATTACATCATCGATACGTCGAGCGAGCCTGACCGCGATTACTATGACTTCCTCGCCGAACCGCCGGTGGAGCAGGTCGAGCGTACCTATACGATCGACGAGGTGAAGAACTCTGCCCGTATCCGCGACAAGGTGCGCCGTATCGATCTTGATACGATCACCTTTGCGACCGGCAGCGCCGAAGTTCCGTTGTCGCAGGCAAAAACCCTGCGCAAGGTGGCCGATGCGATGCTGGAAGTGATCGAGAAGGATCCGGGCGAAACCTTCTTCATCGAAGGCCATACGGATGCCGTCGGTGGCGACGAGCCGAACCTGGTGCTCTCGGACGAGCGCGCCGAATCGGTCGCTTCGCTGCTGAGTGAAGTCTATGACATCCCGGCCGAAAACCTGGTCACACAGGGCTATGGCGAGCGTTTCCTGAAGGTGCGCACGCAAGGGCCAGAGCAGGAGAACCGTCGCGTGACAATCCGCCGCGTGACGCCGCTGGTCCGTCCGGTGGCCCAGAAATAG
- a CDS encoding MarR family winged helix-turn-helix transcriptional regulator, with the protein MNKKQATIEHPHFPWDHPRFRSWIAVARACQLMQQTLTRRLAELDIKPPHLDILINLYRFDGISQQELARKLLVGRSNMSMLLPQLEKRGLIERRGDDKDKRVLRLSLTADGRLLTEQAMEIQTAVIDKSLESEPIEECLMVAQSMERLIQRLLKDEADLG; encoded by the coding sequence ATGAACAAAAAGCAAGCGACGATCGAACATCCTCATTTTCCCTGGGATCATCCGCGTTTCCGCAGCTGGATCGCCGTTGCCCGCGCCTGCCAGCTGATGCAGCAAACGCTGACGCGCAGGCTCGCCGAACTCGATATCAAGCCGCCGCACCTGGATATCCTGATCAATCTTTATCGCTTCGACGGCATCTCGCAGCAGGAGCTGGCGCGAAAACTGCTGGTCGGCCGCTCCAATATGAGCATGCTGCTGCCGCAGCTGGAAAAGCGCGGCCTGATCGAGCGGCGCGGCGACGACAAGGACAAGCGCGTGCTGCGCCTGTCGCTGACGGCCGACGGCCGTCTGCTCACCGAACAGGCGATGGAAATCCAGACCGCCGTGATCGACAAATCGCTGGAGAGCGAGCCGATCGAGGAATGCCTGATGGTCGCGCAATCGATGGAACGGCTGATCCAGCGGCTGCTGAAAGACGAAGCCGACCTCGGCTGA
- the mobB gene encoding molybdopterin-guanine dinucleotide biosynthesis protein B, with protein sequence MTELETMGPKVFGIAGWKNSGKTGLAVRLVTELTRRGYRVSTVKHAHHDFDIDKVGADSFRHREAGAHEVTIVSGTRYAIMHELRGAPEPTFPEILARLAPCDLVLIEGYKREPIPKIEARRLDSRNREPLAPTDPHIVAIAADHPVEDSGLTVFDLNDTLAIADFIEQTTGLAKQPE encoded by the coding sequence ATGACAGAGCTGGAAACCATGGGTCCAAAAGTCTTCGGCATCGCCGGCTGGAAGAATTCCGGCAAGACCGGTCTTGCCGTGCGCCTTGTCACCGAACTGACGCGCCGCGGCTACCGCGTCTCGACGGTCAAGCATGCCCACCATGATTTCGACATCGACAAGGTCGGCGCCGACAGCTTTCGCCATCGCGAGGCCGGTGCCCATGAGGTGACCATCGTCTCGGGCACGCGCTATGCCATCATGCACGAGTTGCGCGGTGCGCCCGAGCCGACATTCCCGGAAATTCTTGCGCGCTTGGCGCCCTGCGATCTCGTGCTGATCGAAGGCTACAAGCGCGAGCCGATCCCGAAGATCGAGGCCCGGCGGCTGGACTCCAGGAACCGCGAACCGCTCGCTCCCACAGATCCGCACATTGTCGCGATTGCCGCCGATCACCCGGTCGAAGACAGCGGCCTCACGGTCTTCGATCTGAACGACACGCTGGCGATCGCCGATTTCATCGAGCAGACCACGGGACTGGCAAAACAGCCGGAATGA
- a CDS encoding methyl-accepting chemotaxis protein has translation MSLIDRSLQRLRIVTKVLLFVVPLVALIAGIGLVGYFTASTLNGHMTVTRETINNLSDFQSLRSGLQNFSDNPTEETRATLANRIDEQESGIRTLDGLLTAGEDKAKVHPVVSLGEAMRGQLDKLWSIKTERDAVTASLDAALADMTAQGNTAFKQIDILRKESGEKESFAKALLFDAAAYQGLAERIKKFRLPVTMAIAPDAKVQQATTLMPHLLKQITEAEKIASDKVLLRIAEVKADTKVIQDILASSDANDVKKTQLSSALIKFSKYESDFAKEAVTNSDTAAKRFVGMDSEISTLKTLIGLMNETFKGLDDTRLHISELHRKLDTESRASVMTDIASVRESVAKLSDLGAKNAALRDLAGKLAPSLTQIDTGTAQLIDVGARWQAAKADAAALVADASQTLENFVSSAQEAGKKDSQRSADVSIIAMVAGTLLAIVGGLMLIETLRGPLKRVTETMTRLANGDLEVAIEGRNRGDEIGDMVRSVAVFRDNAVENVRLGQEAEAARTLSAEEEGRRRKERARIEADQMEALTALSDVLAKLADGNLEEGMAEDLSEDYIVMARTYNNAVDALRATLIDVRTVTDEITSGTGNLATSADDLARRTEQQAAALEESSRALGQLTEIVRSTAESARKTTVSVDQTHSYAKHSGEVVAKAIDAMAAINKSSDKISTIIGVIDEIAFQTNLLALNAGVEAARAGEAGRGFAVVAQEVRELAQRCAGAAREIKGLISESSVQVRGGVELVQETGNALTVINQHISTIHQLVSNIESAAADQYRGLNEVNQAVREVELITQQNAAMVEENTAEIHGLRHQVDILNEKIERFKTGTSRSVSGGRVQGYGRSYAA, from the coding sequence ATGTCCCTGATCGATCGCTCTTTGCAGCGTCTGCGCATTGTCACCAAGGTTTTGCTGTTCGTGGTGCCGCTGGTGGCGCTGATTGCCGGTATCGGCCTTGTCGGATATTTTACCGCAAGCACGCTCAACGGCCATATGACCGTGACGCGCGAAACGATCAACAATCTCTCCGACTTCCAGTCGCTGCGCAGCGGGCTGCAGAATTTCTCAGACAATCCGACCGAAGAGACACGCGCGACGCTGGCAAACCGGATCGACGAGCAGGAAAGCGGCATCCGCACGCTCGACGGACTGCTGACGGCGGGCGAAGACAAGGCGAAGGTTCACCCGGTCGTGTCGCTGGGTGAGGCCATGCGCGGTCAACTAGACAAGCTCTGGTCGATCAAAACCGAGCGCGACGCGGTCACGGCATCGCTTGATGCGGCGCTGGCCGATATGACGGCGCAGGGCAACACCGCCTTCAAGCAGATCGATATTTTGCGCAAGGAATCCGGCGAAAAGGAATCCTTTGCCAAGGCGCTGCTGTTTGACGCCGCCGCATACCAGGGCCTTGCCGAACGCATCAAGAAATTCCGCTTGCCGGTCACCATGGCGATCGCCCCGGATGCCAAGGTGCAGCAGGCAACCACGCTGATGCCGCATCTTTTGAAGCAGATTACCGAGGCCGAGAAGATCGCCTCCGACAAGGTTTTGTTGAGGATCGCCGAGGTGAAGGCGGATACGAAGGTCATTCAGGATATTCTGGCCAGCAGCGACGCCAACGACGTCAAGAAGACGCAGCTGAGTTCGGCGCTGATCAAGTTTTCCAAATATGAATCCGACTTTGCCAAGGAAGCCGTGACCAATTCGGATACGGCCGCCAAGCGCTTCGTCGGCATGGACAGCGAAATCTCTACCTTGAAAACGCTGATCGGCCTGATGAACGAGACCTTCAAGGGCCTCGACGACACGCGCCTGCATATCAGCGAACTGCACCGCAAGCTGGATACGGAAAGCCGCGCCAGTGTCATGACCGATATCGCATCCGTGCGCGAAAGCGTGGCGAAACTGTCGGACCTCGGCGCCAAGAATGCGGCGCTGCGCGATCTCGCCGGCAAGCTTGCGCCATCCCTGACGCAGATCGATACCGGGACAGCCCAGCTGATCGATGTCGGCGCCCGCTGGCAGGCGGCAAAAGCTGACGCCGCAGCGCTGGTGGCCGATGCCAGCCAGACCCTCGAGAATTTCGTCAGCAGCGCCCAGGAGGCCGGCAAGAAGGACAGCCAGCGTTCCGCCGATGTCTCGATCATCGCCATGGTTGCCGGAACGCTGCTTGCCATCGTCGGCGGCCTGATGCTGATCGAAACGCTGCGCGGCCCGTTGAAGCGCGTGACCGAAACGATGACGCGGCTTGCCAATGGCGATCTTGAGGTTGCCATCGAAGGCCGCAACCGCGGCGACGAAATCGGCGACATGGTGCGCTCGGTTGCCGTCTTCCGTGACAATGCGGTCGAAAATGTCCGGCTGGGGCAGGAGGCGGAAGCCGCCCGCACGCTCTCGGCCGAAGAGGAAGGCCGCCGCCGCAAGGAGCGCGCCCGCATCGAGGCCGATCAGATGGAAGCGCTCACCGCGCTGTCGGACGTGCTGGCCAAGCTTGCCGACGGCAATCTGGAAGAGGGCATGGCGGAAGATCTTTCCGAAGATTACATCGTCATGGCCCGCACCTATAACAATGCGGTGGACGCGCTGCGCGCGACGCTGATCGACGTCCGCACGGTGACCGACGAAATCACCAGCGGTACGGGCAACCTTGCGACCTCGGCTGATGACCTCGCGCGCCGCACCGAGCAGCAGGCCGCAGCGCTGGAGGAAAGCTCGCGCGCCCTTGGCCAGCTGACGGAGATCGTCCGCTCGACGGCGGAAAGCGCGCGCAAGACCACCGTCTCGGTCGATCAGACCCACAGCTATGCCAAGCATTCCGGCGAAGTCGTCGCCAAGGCGATCGATGCGATGGCGGCGATCAACAAGTCGTCCGACAAGATCTCGACGATCATCGGCGTCATCGACGAAATTGCGTTCCAGACCAACCTTCTGGCGCTGAATGCCGGGGTCGAGGCGGCGCGGGCCGGCGAGGCGGGCCGCGGCTTTGCCGTCGTTGCCCAGGAAGTCCGCGAGCTTGCGCAGCGCTGCGCAGGTGCTGCCCGCGAGATCAAGGGGCTGATCTCGGAAAGCTCCGTGCAGGTGCGCGGCGGCGTGGAACTGGTGCAGGAAACCGGCAATGCGCTCACCGTCATCAACCAGCATATCTCGACCATCCACCAGCTGGTCAGCAACATCGAATCGGCCGCCGCCGATCAGTATCGCGGCCTCAACGAGGTCAATCAGGCGGTGCGCGAAGTCGAGCTGATCACCCAGCAGAACGCGGCCATGGTCGAGGAAAACACCGCCGAAATCCACGGCCTTCGCCATCAGGTTGATATTCTCAACGAGAAGATCGAACGCTTCAAGACGGGCACCAGCCGCTCGGTCTCGGGCGGCCGGGTGCAGGGATATGGCCGGAGTTACGCTGCGTAA
- a CDS encoding DUF971 domain-containing protein, with product MSDIWPTELRVSKDRHRLTVAFNDGTSFDFSAEMLRVLSPSAEVQGHGPGQGLTVPGKRNVAIISMTPTGNYAVRIGFDDGHDTGIFTWTYLRELGATGETLFAAYEQDLAGKGMTRDKAEKPR from the coding sequence ATGAGCGATATCTGGCCGACCGAACTGCGCGTATCCAAGGACCGCCACCGGCTGACGGTTGCCTTCAACGATGGCACGTCCTTTGACTTTTCGGCCGAAATGCTGCGCGTCCTATCGCCGTCGGCTGAGGTCCAGGGCCATGGACCGGGGCAGGGACTGACCGTGCCCGGCAAGCGCAATGTCGCGATCATCTCGATGACCCCGACCGGAAACTATGCGGTTCGCATCGGCTTTGACGACGGCCATGATACCGGCATCTTCACCTGGACTTATCTGCGCGAGCTGGGGGCAACCGGAGAAACGCTGTTTGCGGCCTACGAGCAGGATCTCGCCGGCAAGGGCATGACGCGCGACAAGGCTGAAAAGCCGCGCTGA
- a CDS encoding polysaccharide deacetylase family protein — protein sequence MKTVLAALLISMSAGHACLAATRLVEPKLRLESQAKGAAPRVALTFDACSGKTDARILSTLIENRIPATIFVTARWLKRNAATMAIFKAHPDLFEIENHGAMHVPAVDRPVSIYGIAAAGSAQAVAAEVAGGAGAIEAEGLQPHWFRGATAKYTLSSIGQIRQMGFRVAGYSVNGDGGSLLAAGAAQKRFASAKDGDVIIAHINQPAHAAGDGVVKGILDLKTKGYTFVRLEEATEDGSDDTTN from the coding sequence ATGAAAACTGTTCTTGCCGCTCTTTTGATCAGCATGTCCGCCGGTCACGCCTGTCTGGCTGCAACCCGGCTGGTGGAGCCGAAGCTGCGGCTTGAAAGCCAGGCGAAGGGGGCCGCACCGCGCGTTGCCCTGACATTCGATGCGTGCAGCGGCAAGACCGACGCGCGCATCCTGTCGACCCTGATCGAGAACCGCATCCCTGCGACGATCTTCGTGACGGCGCGCTGGCTGAAACGCAACGCCGCAACCATGGCCATCTTCAAGGCGCATCCGGATCTGTTCGAGATCGAGAATCACGGGGCGATGCATGTTCCGGCGGTCGATCGTCCGGTCTCGATCTATGGCATTGCGGCGGCCGGCAGTGCGCAGGCGGTTGCGGCGGAAGTTGCCGGCGGTGCGGGCGCGATCGAGGCCGAAGGCCTGCAGCCGCACTGGTTCCGGGGCGCAACGGCGAAATATACCCTGTCGTCGATCGGGCAGATCCGGCAGATGGGATTTCGCGTCGCCGGCTATTCGGTGAATGGCGATGGCGGTTCGCTGCTTGCGGCAGGCGCTGCACAAAAGCGGTTTGCCTCTGCCAAGGACGGCGACGTGATCATTGCCCATATCAACCAGCCGGCGCATGCGGCCGGCGACGGCGTCGTCAAGGGCATCCTCGACCTGAAAACCAAGGGCTACACGTTCGTGCGTCTCGAAGAAGCGACCGAGGACGGCAGCGACGACACGACGAACTGA
- the mobA gene encoding molybdenum cofactor guanylyltransferase MobA codes for MSLPASPPSHLPRGVVLAGGLSSRMGEDKAAVMLGDKPLVHHVIERLAPQTDGLSVNSNKGGLNLAPGITVFADTVPGHVGPMAGVLSGMRHAARHLPIASHIATVPTDTPFFPRDLVARLQQALTRPGQIAVATSAGIMHPVFALWPVALADALEHWLLTDEKRRVRGFIESHPFEKAEFPVIETVDGPIDPFFNINTKADLEMAQRWLPLIEGLEQ; via the coding sequence ATGAGCCTACCGGCAAGCCCGCCATCTCATCTCCCACGTGGCGTCGTGCTCGCCGGCGGCCTGTCGTCGCGCATGGGTGAGGACAAGGCCGCAGTGATGCTGGGGGATAAGCCGCTTGTGCACCATGTCATCGAACGTCTCGCGCCCCAGACGGACGGCCTCAGCGTCAACAGCAATAAAGGTGGCTTGAACCTTGCGCCCGGCATCACCGTGTTTGCCGATACGGTTCCGGGCCATGTCGGGCCGATGGCAGGGGTGCTGTCGGGAATGCGGCATGCGGCGCGGCATTTGCCGATTGCCAGCCACATCGCTACCGTTCCGACCGACACGCCATTCTTTCCGCGTGATCTCGTTGCCCGGCTTCAACAGGCGCTGACCCGCCCCGGCCAGATCGCCGTTGCCACTTCGGCCGGCATCATGCATCCGGTCTTTGCGCTTTGGCCGGTTGCCCTGGCCGATGCGCTCGAACATTGGCTCCTGACCGACGAAAAGCGCCGGGTGCGTGGTTTCATCGAAAGCCACCCGTTTGAAAAGGCCGAATTCCCGGTGATCGAAACCGTGGACGGCCCGATCGACCCGTTCTTCAATATCAACACAAAGGCAGACCTTGAAATGGCGCAGCGCTGGTTGCCGCTGATCGAGGGGCTTGAGCAATGA